The Flavobacterium psychrophilum genome includes a region encoding these proteins:
- a CDS encoding transporter produces MIKQFKTSLFYVGVIAFFSAIIYWALKNGKTLEAGQNIVSKVSGKGQWEDFTDSLFHNLTHPLALLLVQIITIIFVARCFGWICRKIGQPTVIGEMIAGIVLGPSLVGTMFPEYSALLFPAASLGNLQFLSQIGLILFMYVVGMELDLSVLKNKAKDAVVISHASIIIPFTLGIILAYFIYQDFAPSGVEFASFGLFLGIAMSITAFPVLARIVQERGLHRTRIGALVITCAAADDITAWCILAAVIAIVKAGSFVSSLYIIGLSITYVFLMLWVVKPFLKRIGDLYGNKDTITKPVIAIFFLTLLISSYTTEIIGIHALFGAFMAGAIMPENMRFRSIFIEKVEDVSQVMLLPLFFVFTGLRTQIGTLDDPYLWKVCGLIIAVAVIGKFLGSAITARFVGQNWRDSLTIGALMNTRGLMELIVLNIGYDLGVLSTEIFSMMVIMALATTFMTGPALDLIGYIYNRRKNYIPAEIRQESRFKVLVSFDNPDGGKSLLRLANAFVKKMKGNAMVTAMHISQSNEIHTFNLEEYEKESFKPVLAEADSLGQKVTTLFKASTDIDSDIATVANKGEFDLVLIGIGQNIFEGTLLGKILGFTTRIINPESLLNTFTGKEKLFENSPFDERTQHILSKSEAPVGILVDKEFETTDRVFVTIFDQADGFLIEYAQKLISNMGSQVTVLDADGSIKNNSEMKEAIRSIEHNVPNHIKLLSQRTLEKEFLQEQDLMIISVDSWKKLVESRSTWLNNTPSLLIIQK; encoded by the coding sequence ATGATTAAACAATTTAAAACAAGCTTATTTTACGTCGGGGTAATAGCATTTTTCTCTGCTATTATTTACTGGGCGCTTAAAAATGGCAAAACCCTTGAAGCAGGCCAGAACATAGTTTCTAAAGTTTCGGGTAAAGGCCAGTGGGAAGATTTTACAGATTCACTATTTCATAACCTTACACATCCGTTAGCGCTGCTTTTAGTGCAGATTATCACTATTATATTTGTGGCACGCTGCTTTGGGTGGATATGCCGTAAAATTGGACAGCCTACCGTAATTGGAGAGATGATTGCCGGTATTGTTTTAGGCCCATCGTTAGTAGGTACAATGTTCCCGGAATATTCAGCTCTGCTTTTTCCGGCAGCATCTTTAGGAAACCTTCAGTTTCTTAGCCAGATAGGTCTTATACTTTTTATGTATGTTGTAGGTATGGAACTTGACCTTAGCGTCCTTAAAAATAAAGCTAAAGATGCAGTCGTTATCAGCCATGCGAGTATTATAATCCCTTTTACATTGGGTATTATTTTAGCGTACTTTATCTATCAGGATTTCGCACCAAGTGGTGTTGAATTTGCATCGTTTGGGCTCTTTTTAGGTATTGCCATGAGTATTACTGCGTTCCCCGTGCTGGCACGTATTGTTCAGGAACGCGGATTACACCGTACCCGTATAGGAGCATTGGTAATTACCTGTGCAGCTGCCGATGATATTACAGCATGGTGTATTCTTGCGGCTGTTATTGCTATTGTGAAGGCGGGATCTTTTGTTAGCTCACTATATATTATTGGACTTTCGATAACCTATGTTTTCTTAATGCTTTGGGTGGTAAAACCATTCCTAAAACGTATTGGCGACCTTTATGGAAATAAAGATACTATCACGAAACCGGTTATCGCTATCTTCTTCCTTACACTTCTTATCTCATCATACACTACAGAAATTATTGGTATTCACGCGTTATTCGGGGCGTTTATGGCAGGTGCTATTATGCCTGAGAATATGCGTTTCAGAAGCATCTTTATAGAAAAAGTCGAAGATGTATCGCAGGTAATGTTATTACCGCTGTTCTTTGTATTTACAGGACTTCGTACTCAAATAGGTACGCTTGACGATCCGTATTTATGGAAAGTTTGTGGACTTATTATTGCTGTTGCGGTAATTGGAAAATTCTTAGGGAGTGCTATCACAGCAAGGTTCGTAGGCCAAAACTGGCGGGACAGTCTTACCATTGGTGCGCTTATGAATACCCGTGGATTAATGGAGCTTATTGTACTTAACATAGGTTACGATCTGGGTGTGCTTTCTACAGAGATTTTCTCAATGATGGTTATCATGGCACTGGCTACTACGTTTATGACGGGGCCTGCACTCGACTTGATAGGGTACATTTATAACAGGAGGAAAAATTACATTCCGGCGGAGATAAGGCAGGAAAGCAGGTTTAAGGTATTGGTGTCGTTTGATAATCCCGACGGTGGTAAGTCGCTTTTACGATTGGCAAATGCTTTTGTTAAAAAGATGAAAGGCAACGCTATGGTAACTGCTATGCATATTTCTCAAAGTAACGAGATACATACTTTTAACCTTGAAGAATACGAAAAAGAAAGCTTTAAGCCTGTTTTGGCTGAAGCAGATTCACTGGGTCAGAAAGTAACAACTTTATTTAAAGCGTCAACAGATATTGATAGCGATATAGCTACAGTAGCGAATAAAGGCGAGTTTGACCTTGTACTTATAGGTATAGGCCAGAATATTTTTGAAGGTACACTTCTGGGTAAAATATTAGGATTTACAACAAGAATAATCAATCCTGAAAGTTTACTAAACACTTTTACAGGTAAGGAAAAACTTTTCGAAAATTCTCCTTTTGATGAGCGTACACAACATATTTTATCTAAAAGCGAAGCTCCGGTAGGTATATTAGTTGATAAAGAATTTGAAACCACCGACAGGGTTTTTGTAACCATTTTTGACCAGGCAGATGGTTTCCTTATTGAATATGCACAGAAACTAATAAGCAATATGGGTTCTCAGGTTACCGTACTGGATGCTGACGGATCGATCAAGAACAATTCTGAAATGAAGGAGGCTATCCGCAGTATTGAGCATAATGTGCCAAACCATATAAAATTGCTTAGTCAGCGTACACTTGAAAAAGAATTCCTTCAGGAGCAGGATCTTATGATCATAAGTGTGGACAGTTGGAAAAAATTGGTTGAGTCGAGAAGCACATGGCTTAACAATACGCCATCGTTATTAATTATTCAAAAATAA
- the sucC gene encoding succinyl-CoA synthetase subunit beta (catalyzes the interconversion of succinyl-CoA and succinate): MNLHEYQGKEILASHGVRVQRGIVANSPAEAVAAAKQLTAETGTGWHVVKAQIHAGGRGKGGGVKLAKNLQQVEEIAGQIIGMDLITPQTPPTGKRVHKVLIAEDVYYPGESETSEFYMSVLLNRGKGRNMIMYSTEGGMDIEEVAEHTPHLIFTEEIDPAVGLQGFQARRIAFNLGLSGNAFKEMTSFVASLYNAYIDSDASMFEINPVLKTSDNKIMAVDAKVVLDDNALYRQKKYADMRDIREENPIEVEAKEVGLNYVDLDGTVGCMVNGAGLAMATMDLIKYAGFEPANFLDVGGTADAKRVETAFRIILKDPNVKAILINIFGGIVRCDRVAQGVVDAYKNMGDTINVPIIVRLQGTNADIAKELIDNSGMPILSATLFQEAADQVKAALS, translated from the coding sequence ATGAATTTACACGAATATCAGGGAAAAGAAATACTGGCCAGCCACGGCGTACGCGTTCAGCGTGGTATCGTAGCTAACAGTCCTGCTGAAGCGGTTGCAGCTGCAAAACAGCTTACTGCTGAGACAGGTACAGGATGGCATGTTGTTAAAGCACAGATACACGCAGGTGGACGCGGAAAAGGCGGAGGTGTTAAGCTTGCTAAAAACCTTCAGCAGGTAGAAGAGATTGCGGGACAGATAATAGGTATGGACCTTATTACACCACAAACTCCTCCTACAGGTAAAAGAGTACACAAGGTACTTATTGCTGAGGACGTATACTACCCTGGAGAAAGTGAAACTTCAGAATTCTATATGTCTGTTCTATTGAACAGGGGTAAAGGTCGTAACATGATCATGTATTCTACCGAAGGTGGTATGGATATTGAAGAAGTTGCTGAGCACACACCACACCTTATCTTCACTGAAGAAATTGATCCGGCTGTAGGTCTTCAGGGCTTTCAGGCAAGAAGGATTGCTTTCAACCTTGGTTTATCAGGTAATGCATTCAAAGAAATGACATCTTTTGTTGCTTCTCTATACAATGCTTACATAGACAGCGATGCTTCTATGTTCGAGATCAACCCGGTGCTTAAAACATCAGACAATAAAATTATGGCTGTAGATGCTAAAGTTGTTCTTGACGACAATGCACTTTACAGACAGAAAAAATATGCCGACATGCGCGACATCCGTGAGGAGAATCCAATTGAGGTTGAGGCTAAAGAAGTTGGTCTTAACTATGTGGATCTTGACGGTACTGTAGGTTGTATGGTAAACGGTGCTGGTCTTGCTATGGCAACTATGGACCTTATTAAATATGCAGGTTTTGAGCCGGCTAACTTCCTTGACGTCGGTGGTACTGCTGATGCTAAACGTGTTGAAACTGCGTTCCGTATTATCCTTAAAGATCCTAACGTAAAAGCAATCCTTATTAACATTTTTGGTGGTATTGTTCGTTGCGACCGTGTTGCACAAGGTGTTGTAGACGCTTACAAAAACATGGGAGACACTATTAATGTGCCTATCATTGTGCGTTTACAAGGTACTAATGCAGATATCGCTAAAGAACTTATCGATAACTCAGGTATGCCAATTCTTTCTGCTACATTGTTCCAGGAAGCTGCAGACCAGGTTAAAGCTGCACTTAGCTAG
- a CDS encoding thioredoxin: MRLKSILVSAFLLFSITAINAQEQASAIMNKAYSQAGKENKNVFLMFHASWCGWCKKMDKNLTGDALAKSFNDNYVTAHLTVKESPKNQNLENPGGQELLLKYKADRAGLPFWVILDPKGNVLADSFNTKGENLGCPSTPEEVAEFTTKLKRTSKLTERQLAVVKEIFTIKK, translated from the coding sequence ATGAGACTTAAATCAATATTAGTCAGTGCATTTTTACTGTTTAGCATTACAGCAATAAATGCTCAGGAACAGGCATCTGCCATTATGAATAAAGCATATTCGCAGGCGGGGAAAGAAAATAAAAATGTCTTTTTAATGTTTCATGCCTCTTGGTGTGGATGGTGTAAAAAGATGGACAAAAACCTTACAGGCGACGCTTTGGCTAAATCATTCAACGATAATTATGTTACGGCACACCTTACGGTAAAAGAATCTCCTAAAAACCAAAATCTTGAAAACCCCGGAGGGCAGGAATTGCTTTTGAAATATAAAGCCGACAGGGCAGGGCTTCCATTTTGGGTAATACTTGATCCTAAAGGTAATGTACTGGCAGATTCGTTTAATACTAAAGGTGAAAACCTGGGCTGTCCTTCTACCCCGGAAGAAGTGGCAGAATTTACCACAAAGCTTAAAAGGACTTCAAAACTGACTGAAAGACAACTTGCGGTAGTTAAAGAGATATTTACGATTAAGAAGTAG
- a CDS encoding RND transporter: protein MKKLFIPSAVLLTALILNSCGEEKKAAPVEAEPAIETFELTKEKLSSQLSLPAEVSGFRQVDLYAKVASYVKDLKVDIGSVVKEGQLLIELEAPEISSQLAAAQSRLHSMEAVYTASNATYNRILETSKVEGTISKNDIDLALSRKSSDYAQLQAAKASVREIQVNQGYLQIRAPFTGVVTSRNVNIGAYVGPAGKGSDLPLLTVQDQKKLRVAVSVPEMYTGYLKNGDEMSFTVRSLPNETFKAKIQRMSGALDLRLRSERVEMDVVNTNNQLLPGMVAEVLLPLNSKESTFVVPKSAIINTSEGVFVIRVKGNKAERVAVKKGRDADDKTEIFGDLTPNEKLVKQASEELRDGTEIKN, encoded by the coding sequence ATGAAAAAACTATTTATACCATCGGCAGTATTGCTAACGGCACTTATACTTAACAGCTGTGGCGAAGAAAAGAAAGCTGCACCTGTAGAAGCCGAACCTGCCATAGAAACATTTGAACTTACAAAAGAAAAACTCTCTTCACAGCTAAGCCTTCCGGCAGAAGTATCGGGCTTCCGCCAGGTAGACCTTTACGCTAAAGTCGCGAGTTACGTAAAAGACCTTAAAGTAGATATCGGCTCTGTTGTAAAAGAAGGACAGCTGCTAATTGAACTTGAAGCACCGGAGATCAGTTCGCAGCTTGCAGCGGCACAATCTAGGCTACATTCTATGGAGGCTGTTTATACCGCAAGTAACGCAACCTATAACCGAATACTTGAAACCAGTAAAGTTGAAGGAACCATATCTAAAAATGATATCGACCTCGCACTATCGCGCAAAAGCTCAGATTATGCACAGCTTCAGGCAGCAAAGGCATCGGTAAGGGAAATTCAGGTAAACCAGGGATACCTTCAGATACGTGCTCCATTTACAGGTGTAGTAACATCGCGTAATGTAAACATTGGTGCCTATGTTGGTCCCGCAGGAAAAGGATCTGACCTGCCGTTACTAACAGTACAGGACCAAAAGAAATTAAGGGTTGCAGTATCGGTACCAGAAATGTATACAGGTTACCTTAAAAATGGAGATGAGATGAGTTTTACAGTTCGCTCATTACCTAATGAAACTTTTAAAGCGAAAATACAGCGTATGTCGGGAGCGTTAGATTTAAGGCTTCGTTCAGAACGTGTAGAAATGGATGTTGTCAATACTAATAACCAACTGCTTCCGGGAATGGTAGCCGAAGTATTGCTACCGTTAAATTCTAAGGAAAGTACGTTTGTGGTGCCGAAATCGGCAATTATAAATACATCTGAAGGTGTATTTGTAATTCGCGTAAAAGGTAATAAAGCAGAACGCGTAGCGGTTAAAAAAGGCCGTGATGCCGATGATAAGACTGAAATATTTGGAGATCTTACACCTAACGAAAAACTGGTTAAACAAGCCAGCGAAGAGTTAAGGGATGGAACAGAAATAAAAAACTAA
- a CDS encoding histidine kinase, which translates to METLTIILSVILVIFFVILLSVIIRLRKSEKVKKDLETRFVEMENKTNTLQLQTLESRLNPHLFKNILNSIQSHAYQTYFAMDKLSNVLDYILYESQNRFVSPREEIDFALNLIEINKIKISPLFAINIKKKIDELDPLYEQKILAPLISIDLIENAFKHADLQSSDAFISMVIEFKESHFSMMVSNKISPKSTFLKEHSGIGSATLEQRLKIIYKSCFKLERYVEEDIYIAKLKINLLEYKNQMLTA; encoded by the coding sequence ATGGAAACACTAACTATAATTCTCTCAGTTATCCTTGTCATTTTCTTTGTGATACTATTGTCAGTTATCATTAGACTTCGAAAATCTGAAAAGGTTAAAAAAGATCTTGAGACCCGTTTTGTAGAGATGGAGAATAAAACCAATACGCTTCAGCTCCAAACACTCGAATCAAGGCTTAATCCGCATTTGTTCAAGAATATATTAAATTCTATCCAGTCGCATGCGTACCAGACCTATTTCGCTATGGATAAACTTTCAAACGTATTGGATTATATTCTGTACGAAAGCCAGAACCGCTTTGTAAGTCCGCGTGAAGAAATTGATTTTGCACTTAATCTTATAGAAATCAATAAAATTAAGATCAGTCCGTTATTTGCTATCAACATAAAAAAGAAGATAGACGAACTTGATCCGTTATATGAACAGAAAATACTTGCTCCGTTAATTTCGATAGATCTTATTGAAAATGCCTTTAAGCATGCCGATCTGCAAAGTTCGGATGCCTTTATATCAATGGTGATTGAATTTAAAGAAAGTCATTTTTCAATGATGGTATCTAATAAGATATCGCCAAAATCAACGTTTTTAAAAGAGCATAGCGGTATTGGTTCGGCTACGCTGGAACAACGCCTGAAAATTATTTACAAATCCTGCTTTAAGCTGGAACGTTATGTGGAAGAAGATATTTATATTGCCAAACTAAAAATAAACCTGCTTGAATACAAAAATCAGATGCTTACTGCTTGA
- a CDS encoding histidine kinase, which translates to MKMHRDILVIEDDEDDRDILKEIFRDLGYKNNILFFSDSTEALAYIRRPEVEPFIIISDINMPKLGGFELRNIIIEEEVLADKDIPYIFISNAADEYSVKQANKLSIQGYIHKGNDYNKYKEKIKNLVDYWKENINTFSSAKK; encoded by the coding sequence ATGAAAATGCACAGGGATATACTTGTTATTGAGGATGATGAAGACGACAGGGATATTTTAAAAGAGATATTCCGCGACCTTGGCTACAAGAATAATATATTGTTTTTCTCTGATAGCACCGAGGCTCTCGCATATATCCGAAGACCGGAAGTTGAACCTTTTATAATTATATCAGATATCAACATGCCTAAGCTTGGCGGTTTTGAACTGAGAAATATAATAATTGAAGAAGAAGTTCTTGCCGATAAAGATATTCCGTATATCTTTATATCAAATGCAGCGGATGAATACTCCGTTAAACAGGCTAATAAACTGTCTATTCAGGGATACATCCATAAAGGTAACGACTATAATAAATACAAGGAAAAAATTAAAAACCTTGTAGATTACTGGAAAGAAAATATCAATACATTTTCTTCAGCAAAAAAATAA
- a CDS encoding histidine kinase yields the protein MNTKIRCLLLDDELPGLTYLKMLCEQIDVLEVVKAYNSPEILLNEWESIDFDLLISDIEMPGINGLQVADAIRGKAIIFTTAYKNFAVDAFEKDAVDYVVKPVKRERLEQAVQKVVTRMSKPVEAVKQIQLNTDKGKALINVAKVFCVVTSNVDSRDKILFLNDASKITVKNSSFEKLLELLPNDQFCRINKKAIIALKHVQFYSHDEITTDIVHADGRHYTFPLSEIYRNDFMKRVKA from the coding sequence TTGAATACAAAAATCAGATGCTTACTGCTTGATGACGAGCTGCCGGGGTTAACATACCTGAAAATGCTTTGTGAACAAATAGACGTGCTTGAGGTGGTTAAGGCTTACAATAGTCCGGAAATACTGCTTAATGAATGGGAATCTATAGATTTTGACCTTCTGATTTCAGACATTGAAATGCCGGGAATTAACGGTCTTCAGGTTGCCGATGCAATAAGGGGCAAGGCTATTATTTTTACTACAGCTTATAAAAATTTTGCCGTAGATGCTTTCGAGAAAGATGCTGTAGATTATGTGGTAAAACCGGTAAAGCGCGAACGTCTGGAGCAGGCGGTTCAAAAAGTGGTTACCCGTATGAGTAAGCCTGTAGAAGCTGTAAAACAAATTCAACTGAATACTGATAAAGGTAAAGCGCTTATTAATGTCGCGAAAGTATTTTGTGTAGTAACGTCTAATGTAGATAGCCGCGATAAGATTCTTTTCTTAAATGATGCTTCTAAGATTACCGTAAAAAACAGTTCTTTTGAAAAACTGCTGGAGTTGCTGCCGAATGATCAGTTTTGCCGTATTAACAAAAAGGCTATAATAGCACTTAAGCACGTTCAGTTTTATAGCCACGATGAAATTACTACTGATATAGTACATGCCGATGGTAGACATTACACATTTCCGCTAAGCGAAATATACCGTAATGATTTTATGAAACGAGTTAAAGCTTAG
- a CDS encoding glycosyltransferase produces MESNKPVIGIVSPCYNEEAVLRETSAQLHSLVEQLIANGKISEKSFIAFVDDGSRDTTWSIIEDESQNKVHVKGLKLAGNVGHQNALLAGLLTFNAEADALISIDADLQDDISVIEDMIDKYKAGTDVVYGVRNSRVTDTFFKRNTALMFYYLMKKMKVNVLHNHADYRLCSNRVITALSGFNEVNLFLRGIIPSIGFKKDVVYYNRLERFAGESKYPFTKMLSFAWNGVTSFSTFPLKLVTTIGFLIFFLCILMSIYALSAVFAGNTVPGWVSTVLPMYFLGGIQLFCFGIIGEYIGKIYSEVKQRPRYIVDKIV; encoded by the coding sequence ATGGAAAGTAACAAACCTGTTATTGGTATCGTATCGCCTTGCTATAATGAAGAAGCTGTACTTAGGGAGACATCTGCCCAATTGCATTCTCTCGTAGAGCAACTTATTGCTAACGGTAAAATATCAGAGAAAAGTTTTATCGCTTTTGTTGATGATGGTAGCAGGGATACTACATGGTCTATTATTGAGGATGAATCGCAAAACAAAGTTCATGTTAAAGGACTAAAGCTTGCAGGAAATGTGGGGCATCAAAATGCGCTGCTTGCCGGGCTTTTAACATTCAATGCTGAAGCTGATGCTCTTATTTCTATTGATGCCGATTTACAGGATGATATTTCGGTTATTGAAGATATGATCGATAAATATAAAGCAGGAACAGATGTTGTGTATGGAGTACGCAACAGTCGTGTTACCGACACTTTTTTTAAGAGAAATACAGCACTTATGTTTTATTATCTCATGAAAAAAATGAAGGTTAATGTACTGCACAATCATGCCGATTACAGACTTTGTAGTAACAGGGTAATTACGGCACTGTCGGGCTTTAATGAAGTAAATTTGTTTCTTCGCGGAATTATTCCGTCAATAGGATTTAAAAAGGACGTCGTTTATTATAATAGGCTCGAGAGATTTGCAGGTGAGTCTAAATATCCGTTTACAAAGATGTTGTCCTTTGCGTGGAATGGCGTTACATCTTTTAGCACGTTTCCATTAAAATTAGTTACTACTATCGGTTTCCTGATATTCTTTCTTTGTATTTTAATGAGTATATATGCACTCTCTGCTGTGTTTGCAGGAAATACAGTTCCGGGATGGGTGTCTACTGTGCTGCCAATGTACTTTCTTGGCGGTATACAACTATTTTGCTTTGGTATAATTGGCGAATATATCGGCAAGATATATTCGGAGGTAAAGCAAAGGCCACGCTACATAGTAGATAAAATAGTTTAA
- a CDS encoding lipase — protein sequence MRQFLVALLIITGFSTLAQKTEYTTVTSLKYYPETFYKDNAYASERCVVDIYYPKNIKNFATIIWFHGGGLTQGSKEIPQDLKDKGYCIIGVGYRLSPKVKVVECIEDSAAAIAWAFNSIEKYGGDPSKIFISGHSAGGYLGLMTVLDKKYLSKYNIDANKVAGLIPFSGQCITHFTERQSRGIKDTQPLVDDLAPLFHVRSDAPPLLLITGDRELEMLGRYEENAYMTRMMKLTGHKDTKLLELDGYGHNMAYPAFPLLVNEVKRILEKK from the coding sequence ATGAGACAATTCCTGGTAGCCCTATTAATTATAACGGGCTTTAGTACACTTGCGCAGAAAACAGAATATACTACAGTTACATCATTAAAATACTATCCCGAAACATTTTATAAGGATAATGCTTATGCCAGCGAACGCTGCGTTGTAGACATATATTACCCTAAAAACATTAAAAACTTTGCGACTATTATTTGGTTTCATGGCGGCGGACTTACACAAGGAAGCAAAGAAATTCCACAGGACTTAAAAGATAAAGGATACTGTATTATAGGCGTTGGCTACAGGCTTAGCCCAAAGGTAAAAGTTGTAGAATGTATTGAAGATAGCGCTGCTGCTATAGCATGGGCTTTCAATTCTATTGAAAAGTACGGTGGAGATCCGTCTAAGATATTTATATCGGGACATTCGGCAGGCGGTTATCTCGGACTTATGACTGTTCTCGACAAAAAATACCTATCTAAATATAATATTGATGCTAATAAAGTCGCAGGGCTTATCCCTTTCAGTGGTCAGTGTATTACCCATTTTACAGAACGTCAGTCAAGGGGTATTAAAGACACACAACCTTTAGTTGATGATCTTGCCCCGTTATTTCATGTTCGGTCTGATGCTCCACCCCTACTACTTATTACCGGCGACAGAGAACTTGAAATGCTCGGCCGTTATGAAGAGAATGCATACATGACACGAATGATGAAACTTACAGGACACAAAGACACCAAACTATTGGAATTGGACGGCTACGGACACAATATGGCGTACCCTGCCTTTCCTTTATTAGTTAATGAAGTAAAAAGAATATTGGAGAAGAAATAG